The following DNA comes from Anopheles coustani chromosome 2, idAnoCousDA_361_x.2, whole genome shotgun sequence.
GGTGAATAACTTCTCAGGATTTATCCCTTCGAGGGTGTAATTTTTGTACAGTCCACCAGTAAGATCGACCATCGCTTCATCTCCCAACCCGCCTTCCAATGCTTCGTACGAACCGTGGAGCTTAGCATACGCTTTTTCCAGCAGAGGAAACCAAAACTCGTTTTCCGTGGAAGTTTCCCCGTACATCAATATGCCTTTTCCGTTGACAGGCAAACGATCGTCAACTACAATTGTTACCCACTCGCCATACTGCCAAAAGCGAAAATAATACTTTCCCTCGTAGTCGTCGGCATCAAACTCCACATTGTCCTTCGGAACAACTTGCACAAACAGCTTTGGAACATTGGCAAGACTGGCGCACGAGGCTAAAAACCAACAGTCGCCTAGATCTCCCTGACGAACATCGAAACGGGAAAACCCATCTACGAAGAACTTCGGATTGTCCATAATTTCCTTCGGCCTTTTCCATTCTAGCTCTTCCTTGCCACTTTCTCCCTTACTCCGATACAGAGAGGAAGTATTTGCCGGAAAATCAAGATCTTCGAACAGTTCGTTTTCGACCGGCGGTTCGTCTGAGATGGACTCAACATCTTCATTGCgctatggaaaagaaaacaaagaaaacagttCCATTCGAAAACGTAAACATTCAAATCTGTGGatctttttaaaacaaaccctTTTGGACACATTGTCTTCCTGGATGTTTTCGTCACGGTAAACCATTTTGAGGTGGTCGTACTGGTTACTTCAAAAGTTAGTTAGATCTAAACGAACACTTTCAGAACCTGAGCGGCTACTGACAAATTGTGTCTGACGCGAGTGCCTTTTTATCCATAAGTTGACGTCATGGGCAAACCTTAACTAAAGAGCAACTCTACTGGGTGAACAGGGATTACCAATACTAAACATGTAATAAGACAAAGACAAACTACTAAAAAAGACACAAAGATCTTTATCACCTCCTGAAACTTTAATCTTGAATATTGGGCAATGACTAGATGATTTACAGTTTAGTTTGCTTATACATATGCCTTCAACACGTTGCCCTAAGAAAGTTGTTCAACCGCAAATTTAAAATGACCGTTCAGTGTGAACAAGTTTATCAGCCTGGTTACACGGGCTACGCAATGAATTTCCGTACGTATGACCTATACAGGATGTTAAATACAACAAGATTTTCAAACGTTACATTGTTGCTCCTACACGAGTCTCACCTTTATCATGTATGCTATGCTTCTTGAATGAGAAATGGGAAGTTCTCGTTTGCCCTTGTTTCAATACGGTTTTAATAACCTGCATACCTGTTTCATTGTATTTGTAGAACATGAAGAAAACTTGGACGTGCCGCTTTCAGCAGTGCccaaagaaaggaaatgaagtcgtttaacatgttttatttAGTTGAAGTTTTCTAAATCCAGTTAagtaaaaatatttcgaaGCATTGATAACGACACAGTCCAATAACAGTACTCCGCTTAACGAGCTCGAATACGGCAACCATTAGGCAACCAAAAGCCTTCTTtcgtttttgaaatttatttgaaagatATTGTTGCGAATTCAACTCACCCCATGGTAGGTAATGGTGGAACCGACTCCTGGTCACGCCTGATCAGCTATaatatattttagctttttaatATGCagttttgtgtacactaaaatcttgaccaatactgaaccgccATTACTGAAATTTTTTACACATTGAACTGTacataaacaatttttatacTGTCCATAAACAAGTACttgtttattacattttccatAAACAAGTAGTGTAATGAGCACTGCACAGGAACTGTTTACAAAATTGGCTGCAATGTGAAGAAAGACAACAAAGGGGGGCTATACAGTGGAAATCTTTATCAGCTCAATACCGATGTACAGCGTACGCTGTTGATAACGGCCGGGCATAATACCAACTGCATTTGCGTGTGGCATCGTCGCTTGGGTCACAGAGACCATAATACTTTGAAAACCATCATGAAGAAGGAATAAGAAGTTGGATTAGGCATACGTGAGTGTTCTGTTGACTCGGTATGTGGTGGttgctttgaaggaaaaatgtaAAGAACATCATTCCCGAAAACTTCAAAATCTTAGTTTAGCGCGGTAGGTGACTTGATCCATACACACTTATCTGGACCATTCGTCGTCTCGACACCAGGTGGGAAGCGCTATTTCATAATCATGGTAGACAATTTCAGTCGTTACTGTGTGTTATATATGTTAGCGCAAAAGGCGGAAGCAACGTGGAATTGCAACGATTCAACGTAGTAATGGGCTGTACAGCGTATCTCTGGCGGGATATATTGATAAAATTGATACCCGATTGATATTGATTCGTACTTCAAGATGCCAAGGGTGCAAACAATCTGATGGATGCTGAGTTCACGTCGACTATCGATTGTAGTGCTTCATTTCATATGTATGTGCAACACCGGATATAGTTGTAAGTCCTTAAATCCTTGGCAGAAAGGTTTGCGCACCAACTTTAGCTGATTGGACAGCTGTTAAATGAGTGCTTCGTTTTCTGAAGATGACCAAAGATGATCGATTGGAGTATGGTAACGAGACAAAAGGGCTCTTTGGATACTCAGATGCTGACTGGGCTGGCGATTCAAAAACACATAGATCGACTTCAGGATATGTATTGAAGTACGCAGGAGCAGTGCCGTGGGCACGTAGGCAACAACATTGCATGACACTATTGTTAAGAacggacgatatgtttcgCTCATTTTTAGGGTTTCACTTGACCGAAttatggaagaaaataaaatttgaaagaaTGTAGGTCGAATACCCCCTTTAAAGTGCGACGAGATCGCCAGGCACAGAAAATTCGTGccagaaacatatttttttatgttttatgataGGGAACCTTTAGGAAAACTTGCGCGCTAGAAGGAATTCAGATCAAGTACGAGGAAGATCGTACTTCCAATACTTTTAGTTTAGGACAGCGCGAAGGACACCCTACTCTCGCGTCGATAACTGCTATCGCGGTACCAACGGGACGCGCCCGTAAATCTCGCTAGTCTTAGAACTTACATGTAAACTCTCGGTACGGTCGTGATCGTGAtcctaaataaacataaaaatgtaatgttGCGGTTGTAATTGAGGAGTATTTTATAATCTGTAGCAATCTAGCAGACTGCTATTCAGGTATAAAAGGCAGGTCCAGAGAAGGAATATAGCAGTCTGTCGCTAAAAGTTGAAGGAATAcaaatttgattgaataatTATATAACCAACAAATACCCCGAAATGCAATTACCATGGAATAGTTGTCACACGCATTTTTCGGTAACCCCGACGAAGCTGTTCACATATATGAGGAGAAGACGAAGATATGTCGGGGCCAGTGTGAAGATttctataatttaaataaaacaaggtTTGTGTTCCATTCAAcgataaaatatatatttcgCACGAATACTCAAGTCTAAATGGAAGTATAATTGTTAAAAATCGCGTCCTCCTcgtgattcaaaaagttgtcAAAAAGTTGGTTGCAATAGTTCTATACCAATGATAAGGATTGTAAGATATTTTGAAAAGATCGAAGCAGTTAATCAGTTTTAATTTAAGCTTCATCTATCTGATTCATACATGTCAGCGTGATATCACCTTCTGAAATAACTCGGATAAAAAATTCGGCCTCCTGCTGTGCTTCCCGGGTATACGGCACTAAAACGTACTTGCCAGCTGACAGCGACTTGTTGAAGATAATTTCGCGATTCGCAAGAAGGTAAGCATTGTTGATGGCTTTGTTGTTATCAAAGAATCTTTTTGGCAATGGGCACTGCGTTAGATCGATACTTTCTGGCACCGGGAAGATGGCGAGTGtaatggaatatttttttctgcccAAAGCGCGACTATGCTTTTGCATTAAACCTACAATTGTGTTAAAGCGCTTCCCGGATTTGCTTGAGTTTTCATTGTGAACCTCGTTGGACATGTGATTTTCCAGGGTAATAAGATATTGAGGGTTGCTGTAGAAAGTTTTCTTATCCGAGCCACCAGCCGTGCGGTCACGAATCCACTTGCCATCTTGGTAGACCGTTGTCCAGGatgattttttcttgttctgtaATGCAGCAAAGTCATCAGGCGACTGATAACATATCGAAATTCCTTCAAAATATTCGATAAAGTGCGTTACATCCATCCAAAACTCGCCGTCTTCTTTCACTACGTTGAGCTTTGCAATCTTTTCGTCACTCACTATTTTCCACGTGGTGGATTTGTCACTCCACGGTCCGTTCCACTCACCTACACCCCAAGGATTACGAATACAAATAAGTTTCACATCGTTCTGGATCGGCTTAATCTTCGTGACGGTATACTCGTGTCCGCCGAAAATTTTAACTTTCTCCATTCCTGGTTGTTTTTTGGTACCAGCAGCAATCAAACAATTCTGTTGTAGGGATCGTTGAACCATGGTGAATAACTCCTTTGGATTTATCTTTTTGAGAGTGTAGTATTTTTTCAACCCACCAGTAAGATCGACCATCGCATCTCCTCCAAACCCGCCTACCAACGCTTCGTATGAACCGTGAAGCTTAGCATACGCTTTTTCCAGCAGAGGAAACCAAAACTCGTCTTCCGTGGAAGTTCTCCCGTACTTCAATTTGCCTTTTCCGTTGACAGGCAAACGATCATCAACTACAATTGTTACCCACTTGCCATACCGCCAAAAGCGAAAATGAAACTTCCCCTCGTAGTCGTCGACATCAAACTCCACATTCTCCTTCGGAACAACTTGCCCAAACAGCTCTGAAATATTGGCAAGACTAGCGCACGAGGCTAAAAACCAACAGTCACCTAGAGCTCCCTGCCGAACATCGAAACGAGAAAACCCATCTACGACAAACTTCGGATTGGCCATAATTTCCTTCGGCCTTTTCCATTCTAGCTCTTTCTTGCCACTTTTACCCTTCCTCCGATACAGAGTGGAACTATTTGCCGGAAAATCAGGATCTTCGAACAGCTTCTTTTCGATCGGCGATTTCTCTGTAATGGGCTCAACATCTTCATTGCGCtatggaaaagaaagtaaagaaaatagTTCCagtcaaaaacataaacactcAAATCTGTGcatctttttcaaacaaaccctTTTGAACACATCGCCTTTGATGGAAGAAACGCTTGGAAAATCGGTCTCGTTGGAAAAGCTTAGTTCAGTTTCTTCTTGAATGTTTTCGTCACGGTAAACCATTTTGAGGCGGTCGTACTGGAAGCTTCAAAAGTTAGTTAGATGTAAACGAACACTTGCAGAACCTAAGTGGCTACTGACAAATTGTGCCCGATGCGAGAgcctttttatttaaaaccttAACTGAAGAGCAACTCTACTAGGCCTGTTCGGTTACTAATACTAAACTTAtatcaaaactataacaaatgACTACATGTTTAATGAAGGATCTTGTCCACCTTCTCAGATCTTAATCTTCGATATTGAGTAGTAACTAGATACAGTAGAGTAGGTTTATAGTTTCAACTTCTTACACATAAGTAATTGATATGCCAATTCTAGTATTCAAATGCATTCAACTGTTCAATGCCTTCAACTCGTTACCCTAAGAAAGTTGTTCAACCGTGATTCTGAGATGACCGTACACGTTGTGACCGGTTACACGTGCTACGCACAGAATTTCCGTAGGTATGACCTATCTAGGAGGTTAAAAACAACAAGGTTTTCAAACTACACATCTTTGCTCTTACGCAAGTGTCACCTTAAGCATGGTTTATTCTACGCTTCATCGTAGAGTATCAGTCAATGAGCAATATGTAAATTTTGCcgtttgtgattttttaaGCAAACCAATACATTAGAtcggaaaatcaaaacatttcttCACTTAGGTTATGtttcgataaattttcaaaaaatgaatGCAAAGTCTCGTTTCCCCTTGAATGTGAAGAAATCTTGGAGGTGCAGCTTTTGGTAGTTGCCAACATAATGAAATATACAAAAATCGTTACACTTGTTACATTTGGGTAAGGTGTTCTTAGTCCAGTTAGGTATAAAACGTCACTTTTCGAACCATTAATATCGATACTGTCCAATAACAACCAAAGTAGGGGCCGCGGGGGCTCCGAGCATAAGAAGCCCCCTTATTAAGTAAAAACTTAAGACCGAAACAGATTACCTAAGATCGATCTATATGTATTATATCGAAATTTATaatatattttagcttttttttttgtatgaaatttTGTGTACGCTAAAAagtcgaccaatactgaaccgccACTTCTGAAACTTTTTACACATTAAGTTTAGGCACTGTATATGTTGTTGAttcctgtttaaaaaaaatcatctgaattttacatttcaaactcagttttactaacataaACAACATAAACGAGAGAGATCTCTACACTGCTTAACACAAAAACAGAACATAAAAATGCATGAAAACTTTATTCGTGTTGCACAAACCAAAGGTTGTTTTTAACTTTCCGTAGATTTTTACGTAGAACAATCATTATTCGTGGCAATTTCGGGGCAGTCATCAATATGAACCTAAATTTAGGCTCGGTTCACGATACTAATCAAAATAACCATCTACCAGCGTCTGTATGCATCGCTGACCACTACTGCAATCCAATGACAGCGAGATATGTCAAGGAGTATACATCGAAAGTTATACAGCATGTTTTATACAGCACGTGAGAATCGATgcaatttcaatcattttaaatgtcATAAAAGTATTCATTCAATTAGACCTCTCAAAATAACTAAATATAATAGAACAGAAAGCTATGTCCAAAACTGGATTTCGACCGGTGCTTTCTGGATGTGTTTCAAATGGAGTTTTGTTGGAGAGAGTCGAAGCATAACTTTAGAACTAGGATAAAAATATAACTAATTGACGGGCGTGAAGCAATTATGCGCATAAAACAATATCTAAGCTGTTGTTCTATGCAGATCTACATGAAGATCTCATTAGAATATTGTGTAAACCGTCAAATAATATGTGAAATATCAGACTGTAGCTCCGGAAGGAGAAACACGCGTACATCCGCACACGTACGCAAGTCTTATGATAATGTATAAACATGTATCATTGttcattgaaaaatgtttaagaggcatttttttttcatttgaaattccATACCTCGATGCATTAAAACGGGTATAGCTCCGCATTGAGGTGTCAAAACTGTTGAATTATCTATTACATCTTCAAACATCTAAGCAGTAATCTAGCAGACTTCAAGTTAGGTAGAAAAGGAAAGTACCGAGAAGAAATATAGTAGTCTGTTGCTAAATGTTGAAGGAATACATATTGGATTGATTAAGTATATAACCAACAAATACCGCGAAATGCGATGACCATGGAATAGTTGTAACACGCATTTTTCGGTAACCCTGTCGAAACCGTTCACatatacagtgaccggcaggaaaaagtgcccacttcgaattttgttgattttcgctcaatattttttctcaatccatttaaatatactgcaagtatttttcgtatattgatttacatatttcacataaaatccactaatgag
Coding sequences within:
- the LOC131264826 gene encoding calpain-A-like; this translates as MVYRDENIQEETELSFSNETDFPSVSSIKGDVFKRRNEDVEPITEKSPIEKKLFEDPDFPANSSTLYRRKGKSGKKELEWKRPKEIMANPKFVVDGFSRFDVRQGALGDCWFLASCASLANISELFGQVVPKENVEFDVDDYEGKFHFRFWRYGKWVTIVVDDRLPVNGKGKLKYGRTSTEDEFWFPLLEKAYAKLHGSYEALVGGFGGDAMVDLTGGLKKYYTLKKINPKELFTMVQRSLQQNCLIAAGTKKQPGMEKVKIFGGHEYTVTKIKPIQNDVKLICIRNPWGVGEWNGPWSDKSTTWKIVSDEKIAKLNVVKEDGEFWMDVTHFIEYFEGISICYQSPDDFAALQNKKKSSWTTVYQDGKWIRDRTAGGSDKKTFYSNPQYLITLENHMSNEVHNENSSKSGKRFNTIVGLMQKHSRALGRKKYSITLAIFPVPESIDLTQCPLPKRFFDNNKAINNAYLLANREIIFNKSLSAGKYVLVPYTREAQQEAEFFIRVISEGDITLTCMNQIDEA